Proteins encoded by one window of Cheilinus undulatus linkage group 13, ASM1832078v1, whole genome shotgun sequence:
- the LOC121520187 gene encoding macrophage mannose receptor 1-like encodes MKIILIFFLLLLQALQILASNDSPFQLTNKATGFCLVKTNNICNKIRWTTSDRLLVPQMKKCLGAQGKSVGSEIQLYDCDEDSDLQKWECVNETVLALKNQTLYIELTAENTAVLSRTAGEKSNLTILGTSSGACTRTYRELYSIDGNAAGIPCMFPFQYQHQWYSDCTTVDSPGRPWCAVETKYEETELWGYCPATAKGEWIQHPTTGAYYQFNTFAALTWHQAETSCKQEGASLLSITDPHEQAYVTVQIGAGGNKLWTGLVLAPDGWKWSNGKPYRYMKWDSGHPLPDSGFNCAYVDPAVRYSWQSSPCSKKLGYICHSEESEALPTEAVGTGFCPRPWTPYNGHCFYLNRTQKTWPDAQRDCRNRGGDLVSIHNVEDQSFVISQLGIASSDELWIGLNDRKTEQLFEWADHSTVHFIRWEVGKPAVSTDIKDCVVIRGETGSWADCACEEKHGFICMKRSSTEATEDEVVKDEGCKTGWRRHGYYCYFIGPLTKTFDEAVNDCSRYGSYLADVSNRLDNAFLVSLVGLRPEKHFWLGLSNRKNSDQFVWTNTDSVKFTYWNANMPGHQHGCVAMTTGIFAGLWDVLPCTNREKYICKHLAEGAVATPAPVILTTPPKCPPKWSELKTRSVCYKLFRDRVGQGRTWYEARDYCTAIGGDLLSIHSKAELQSLRGYGFAWIGLSAPDPATGYVWSDGSPLQFQHWEENEPDNKKNLESCVQMNVDRASWRGSWSDVYCEKDLWWLCQIQTGVTPKPPPDPVAPAYNRTPEGWLEWNGNQYNIIMNQLAMEEAQDYCKKMHSDLLTINSEEENVFVWKQVQHYGSSFWIGLTVDLDQTYEWMDGSPLAFLRWDDGQPHFQNNDENCAVMTSFLGLWHNSPCGIQRLFICKRNSTPPAHATVPPPVITRGGCPQNWKKLDSKCYLIINKQRETWDGARTKCKAMGGNLASIHSDHEQVFLKAHIAEAPNTDLWIGMHNKYGQEFYWTDGRPSRYYSWNTQRPSFFPREQRQHCVVMTSEPTEELGKWTRKSCNDTNGYVCLRSVDPALPDSPEPTTSQYVQIFNDSVKVNTNKMTWYAAQKHCKDDGASLASLRNIWSKTYIDLITLNLKAPVWIGLNTLETGGYFRYTEGWYLTVTYWRGGEPLSGKPCVYVDVGGMWRTSECDQNMASVCMKSTDVPPTESTEFPGKCPDIPEQQRSGGRHLSFWIPFKGNCYLIWPLTESWPDASAHCAANGGSLASIEDPLEQKFIENHLKVYKDSQSAFWIGLYRTHRGQWLWLDGRALDYTNWDHGEPYVRRYAALRISDGKWISGMGQRRGFICKTPKVLKEAPTTPASPMVTLPTHSNSILPVVSIICVTAVVSVILVIFFLLKKSGRRFHVPKTPSTFSNPMLFSRTQSTSSD; translated from the exons ATGAAGataattctcatattttttctgctcCTACTCCAAGCCTTACAGATTTTAGCTTCAAATG ATTCTCCATTTCAACTAACCAACAAGGCCACTGGCTTTTGCTTggtgaaaacaaataacatcTGCAATAAAATACGGTGGACAACCAGTGACCGGCTTCTGGTTCCTCAAATGAAGAAGTGCCTGGGCGCCCAGGGCAAAAGTGTTGGGAGTGAAATACAACTGTATGACTGTGATGAAGACAGTGACCTCCAAAAGTGGGAATGTGTGAATGAAACCGTGCTGGCACTAAAAAACCAAACACTCTACATTGAGCTGACAGCAGAAAACACAGCAGTTCTTTCCAGAACAGCAGGAGAAAAAAGCAATCTCACCATTTTAGGGACGTCCAGTGGTGCTTGCACAAGAACATATCGAG AGCTTTATTCCATTGATGGGAATGCAGCAGGGATACCTTGCATGTTTCCCTTCCAGTACCAACACCAATGGTACTCAGACTGCACCACAGTCGACTCACCGGGACGTCCCTGGTGTGCAGTGGAAACAAAATATGAAGAAACCGAACTTTGGGGATATTGCCCAGCTACAG CTAAAGGAGAGTGGATTCAACACCCTACAACAGGAGCATACTACCAGTTCAACACATTTGCAGCTCTCACTTGGCATCAGGCTGAAACCAGCTGCAAACAGGAGGGGGCATCCTTGCTCAGTATAACTGATCCTCATGAGCAGGCCTATGTCACAG TACAAATTGGGGCAGGAGGAAATAAGCTTTGGACTGGTCTTGTCCTGGCTCCAGACGGTTGGAAATGGTCTAATGGGAAGCCTTACCGCTATATGAAATGGGACTCAg GACATCCACTTCCTGATTCTGGATTTAACTGTGCATATGTTGATCCTGCTGTACGGTACTCCTGGCAGAGTTCCCCTTGCAGCAAGAAACTTGGGTACATCTGCCACAGTGAAGAGAGTGAGGCACTGCCTACAGAAG CTGTTGGGACGGGATTTTGCCCAAGACCCTGGACTCCTTACAATGGCCACTGCTTTTACCTCAATCGTACCCAGAAAACATGGCCTGATGCTCAGAGAGACTGTCGTAACAGAGGGGGGGACCTTGTCAGCATCCACAATGTGGAGGACCAAAGTTTTGTCATCTCTCAACTTGGAATTG CATCCTCTGATGAGCTCTGGATTGGACtgaatgacagaaaaacagaacagcTATTTGAATGGGCTGACCACTCTACAGTCCATTTCATCAGGTGGGAGGTTGGGAAACCTGCTGTCTCAACTGATATCAAGGACTGTGTAGTTATTAGAGGGGAG actgggagttGGGCTGACTGTGCCTGTGAGGAGAAACATGGCTTCATTTGCATGAAGAGGAGTTCCACAGAGGCCACAGAAGATGAAGTTGTGAAGGATGAAGGCTGCAAAACT GGATGGAGGAGACATGGCTACTACTGCTACTTCATTGGGCCTCTGACCAAAACCTTTGATGAAGCTGTGAATGACTGCAGTCGTTATGGTTCTTACTTAGCTGATGTTTCAAACAG GCTGGATAATGCATTCCTTGTCAGTTTGGTGGGGTTGAGACCAGAGAAGCACTTTTGGCTCGGACTTTCAAACCGGAAAAATTCTGATCAATTTGTGTGGACCAACACGGACTCAGTGAAGTTTACGTATTGGAACGCTAATATGCCTG gtcatCAACACGGCTGTGTTGCCATGACAACTGGGATTTTTGCTGGCCTCTGGGATGTGCTGCCTTGCACCAACAGAGAGAAATACATCTGCAAACATCTGGCAGAGGGAGCAGTTGCGACACCAGCACCAGTCATTCTTACCACTCCTCCCAAGTGTCCCCCTAAGTGGTCTGAATTGAAAACTCGGAGCGTCTGTTATAAG ctctttcGAGACAGGGTGGGACAAGGAAGGACTTGGTATGAGGCAAGAGATTACTGCACAGCAATTGGAGGAGACCTGCTCAGCATACACAGCAAGGCCGAACTACAGTCACTACGAGG CTATGGATTTGCCTGGATTGGACTGAGTGCCCCAGACCCAGCCACTGGTTATGTATGGAGTGATGGGTCCCCA ctgcagtTCCAACACTGGGAAGAAAATGAGCCAGACAATAAGAAAAACTTGGAATCTTGTGTTCAAATGAATGTAGATAGGGCTAGTTGGCGAGGGTCTTGGAGCGATGTCTACTGTGAGAAAGACCTTTGGTGGCTGTGTCAGATCCAAACAG GGGTGACTCCAAAACCACCTCCAGACCCTGTTGCTCCTG CATACAACAGGACCCCAGAGGGATGGCTTGAATGGAATGGAAATCAGTATAATATTATAATGAACCAGTTAGCCATGGAAGAGGCTCAGGActactgcaaaaaaatgcatagTGACTTGCTAACTATCAAcagtgaagaagaaaatgtCTTTGTGTGGAAACAG GTACAACACTACGGTTCTTCTTTCTGGATTGGCCTGACTGTTGATCTTGATCAAACATATGA gtggatggatggttcTCCATTAGCGTTTTTAAGGTGGGATGATGGTCAACCTCATTTCCAGAACAATGATGAAAATTGTGCTGTCATGACCTCCTTTTTGG GGTTGTGGCACAATAGTCCTTGTGGGATCCAGCGTCTATTCATCTGTAAACGTAATAGTACACCACCAGCCCATGCCACTGTACCTCCTCCAGTTATTACAAGAGGTGGCTGTccacaaaactggaaaaaattgGACTCAAAG TGTTACCTCATTATAAACAAGCAAAGGGAGACTTGGGATGGAGCGAGGACAAAGTGCAAAGCCATGGGTGGAAATCTGGCTTCAATTCATTCAGACCATGAACAAG tgtttttgaaggcTCACATTGCTGAGGCACCAAACACAGACCTGTGGATTGGTATGCATAATAAGTATGGTCAAGAGTTTTACTGGACTGATGGTCGACCAAGTCGATATTACAGTTGGAATACACAG CGACCATCGTTTTTCCCTCGTGAACAG CGACAACACTGTGTTGTGATGACTAGTGAGCCCACAGAAGAATTAGGAAAATGGACAAGAAAGTCCTGCAATGACACCAATGGATATGTTTGCCTTCGGAGTGTTG ACCCTGCTCTGCCAGACTCCCCTGAACCAACAACCTCACAGTATGTCCAAATCTTCAACGACTCTGTCAAGGTGAACACTAATAAAATGACCTGGTATGCAGCTCAAAAGCACTGCAAAGATGATGGGGCCTCACTGGCTAGCCTGCGAAACATCTGGTCAAAGACATACATTGACCTGATCACTCTGAATCTCAAGGCTCCTGTGTGGATTGGACTGAACACATTAGAG ACTGGTGGATATTTCAGGTATACTGAAGGCTGGTATCTCACTGTAACCTATTGGAGAGGGGGGGAACCACTAAGTGGAAAACCTTGTGTTTATGTTGACGTGGGTGGAATGTGGAGGACTTCAGAATGTGATCAGAACATGGCCAGTGTTTGTATGAAGAGCACAG ATGTGCCACCAACAGAGTCCACTGAATTTCCGGGAAAATGTCCTGATATTCCAGAACAACAAAGATCAGGAGGAAGACACCTGTCCTTCTGGATACCATTTAAGGGTAACTGTTACCTCATTTGGCCACTCACAGAAAGTTGGCCAGATGCATCTGCTCATTGTGCAGCAAATG GGGGATCTCTTGCCAGCATTGAAGATCCCTTAGAGCAAAAGTTCATTGAAAACCACTTGAAAGTGTATAAAGACAGTCAGAGTGCTTTCTGGATCGGCTTGTACAGAACTCACAGAG GCCAGTGGCTGTGGTTAGACGGAAGAGCTTTGGACTACACTAACTGGGATCATGGTGAACCGTATGTCAGACGATATGCAGCACTAAGAATCTCAGATGGAAAATGGATCTCAGGAATGGGCCAACGCAGAGGGTTTATATGCAAAACCCCTAAAG TACTCAAAGAGGCACCAACAACACCTG CAAGTCCCATGGTGACCCTTCCAACCCACAGCAACAGCATTTTACCAGTTGTCTCCATCATTTGTGTGACTGCCGTAGTGAGTGTCATACTCGTCATCTTTTTTCTCTTGAAGAAATCTGGCCGCCGCTTTCATGTCCCTAAAACACCATCTACCTTTTCCAACCCAATGCTCTTCAGCAGAACACAGTCAACCTCATCTGATTGA
- the LOC121519909 gene encoding uncharacterized protein LOC121519909 produces the protein MYRGGKKTSSREGWSRIYLFGSQPSLPSSSPSNLSLTPLQVRNQLGKIKTRKAAGPNGLSSRLLRSCPDQLSGITGHLFNLSLKLGRVSHLWKTSCVLPVPKTLHPKDPSCYRPVALTSHLMRALKRLVIDHLCHLVSSSMDPLQFAYQPDIQVDDAIISIEVFLTWSRLGALFGSSSWTSAVLSTPSGQTSWGTSWSCLEWTNTSHAGLWTTSPTAYSM, from the coding sequence GAAGTCAACCATCACTTCCTTCCAGCTCCCCATCCAACCTGTCCCTCACACCTCTCCAGGTGAGAAACCAGCTCGGGAAGATAAAGACCAGGAAGGCTGCAGGACCGAACGGCCTCAGTTCCAGGCTCCTCAGGTCCTGCCCAGACCAGCTGAGTGGGATCACTGGACATCTGTTCAACCTGAGCCTGAAATTGGGAAGGGTGTCACACCTCTGGAAGACATCCTGCGTGCTACCTGTGCCAAAGACCCTGCATCCCAAGGATCCTAGCTGCTACAGGCCGGTAGCCCTAACATCCCACCTCATGAGGGCCCTGAAGCGGCTGGTCATTGACCACCTGTGCCACCTGGTGAGCTCGTCCATGGACCCGCTGCAGTTTGCGTACCAGCCTGACATCCAAGTGGACGACGCCATCATCTCCATCGAGGTCTTTCTCACTTGGAGTCGCCTGGGAGCTTTGTTCGGGTCCTCTTCCTGGACCTCAGCAGTGCTTTCAACACCATCAGGCCAGACATCCTGGGGGACAAGCTGGAGCTGTCTGGAGTGGACCAACACCTCACATGCTGGATTGTGGACTACCTCACCAACCGCCTACAGTATGTGA